The stretch of DNA CGTCACCCTGGAGTCCTACGGCCACCTCGCCGCCCTCGACCAGCCCACCCGCGACCGCCTCTTCACCGCCCAGGCCGGCCTCGCCGCCCGCACCGCCGGCCTGGCCCCGCCCGAGACCTGAGCACACGGAGAGGGCCGGGCCCGTCTGCGACGGACCCGGCCCTCCGGTGTGCGCTCCCGCCTCAGCCGGCGATGTACCCGATCTCCGGGAAGCGCGGGGAAGCGCCCCAGAGCAGCTGCCCGGCCTCGCTGCGCCCGCGCAGCTGGAGGTCGAAGAAGGCCCGCACGGTCGCCCGGACGGCGGCCACCGCCCGGTCCGCCGGGATGGAGCCGGCCTGAAGCATCGGGCCGAGCGGAGCGGGCAGCTGCGGGGCGAGCGCCACGAGGTCGGTGAAGCTGTTGTGCGCGGCGTCGGCCAGCCGCAGGCAGCGGCGCCAGTCGGTCAGCTGCGCCCAGAAGGGCGGCCAGGTCGGATCCTGCTTCAGCCCGTCGTGGACGGCAGTGTCCATCAGCAGGAACGGCCGGTCGAGCCCGCTCCGCGCCACCGGCCCGAACACCGCGCCGTCCAGGTTGACCCCGGCCAGCACCCGCTCGTCCGCGTGCATCACCGCGGCCGCCGCGGCACCACCCCGCGAGTGCCCGAATACACCGACCCGCTCCAGGTCGAGCGCCCCGCACAGCCCGCGCGGGAGCCGGCGCCCGGCCGCATCGGGGTTGCCCCCGCGCGCCAGCACGCCCAACTGGTCCAGCACGAAACGCAGATCGGCCTCGCGCACCGCGACCCCGGCGGCCGAAGCCGCGTCACTCGCACCGTCCGGCCCGGTGACGACCACCCGGCCGTCCGGGAACTCCACCTCGCCCGAGTCATAGGGATGGTCGACCGCCACCACCACGTAACCCCAGGAGGCGAGGTCCTCGATCAGTAGGGTGTTGAAGGTACGGTCCGCCTGGTACCCCGGCGAGTGCAGCAGTACCGGCCGCCGCCCCGGCCGGACGGGCGCGCCGGCGGCACTGTGGGTCTGCGGCAGCGCATAGCCGTCCACCATCCCGCCGAAGCGGGCCTTGAGCGCCTGCCCGGCCCCGGCCGGCAGCCAGGGCAGGACGGCGCGGTCACGCGTCTCGGCGGCCGGGTACGTCACGGTCACCATCACCTCACGCGCCCGCCCCGACCAGGGGTCGGTCCGCGCGGCGTCGACGAGGTGCAGCTCCACCGCACCCACGGGCAGCGGCCCGCTCGGCCCGGCCAGCGTGATCGGCATTAGGTCGGCAGCCACCGCAGCGGGAGCGGACACCGCTATGGGGACAGCAGCCGCGGCGGCCACGGCCAGGCCACCGGCTATCAGGGAACGGCGATTCGGGCGTACGGGAGACAAAGCGCTCCTTCCGTGGCCGGAGCCGCGGCCGGAGCCGTTGGATGCGGCAGCGATCGCTGAAAGAACGCCAGATCCGGCCTGGTCGTCGTCAAGTCCCATGATCGTAATGGGCCATCAGTCGGGAGTCAGCCCATTTATCGGTACCCGCTGTCCCCTCTCCGCCGACCGGTGCTCGCCCACGGGCTCAGCCTGCGTGGATGAGGTGGGCGTACACGACGGTGTTGTCCTGGTAGCCACCGGCGGCGGGGTCGTAGCGGCCGCCGCAGGTGATGAGGCGGAGTTCGGGCCGGGCGGCGGAGGCGTAGACGCGGGTGCTGGGAAAGCCGGCCTTGGGAAGGCCCTCGACCGTGTCGACGGCGAAGACTGCGTCGTGGCCGTCGCGACGGGAGACCGCGATCAGCTGACCCGCAGTCAGCTCGGCCAGCCGGAAGAACACGGCGGGGCCCTGCTCGGTGTCCACGTGCCCGGTGACGACGGCCGTACCGCGCTCGCCCGGCGAGACGCCGGCCCCGTACCAGCCGGCCAGGTTGCGCTCCCGGGATGACGGCACCTGGAGGGCGCCGGTGGCGTCCAGACCGAGGGCGGTGAGGGGCGCGTCCACCTCGATCGCGGGGATGCGGATCCGCAGAGGCTCCGAGCGGGCCGCCGCGTCGCCCGCGCCGGCCACCGGCGCAGGCACCGGGGCATGACCGGCGGAGGCGACGGTCTGACCGGCCGTGAGCCGGTGGGGGAGCGGCGCCTCCGCCGTGGCCGTACTCACCGCTCCCGCCGCCAGCACCACTCCGACCACCACCAGTGCGGCGACAGTCCAACGCCGCTCGCGCCGGTCCGGCCCGTGGCTCAGCCGATGGGCGCCGGTGGAGACGTCAGTGGAGACGTCAGTGGGGGCGACGGTCGGTGCAGGCGGAGAGGCGCAGGGCCGGCGGTCCGCCGTTCCCTGCGCCTCCGGAGCCGATTCGGGCGTCAGCTGGAAGCCCGGTTCTTGCGCCGCAGCACGACCACCGCTGCGCCACCCGCCACCACGGCCCCACCGGCCAGGCCGGCCGCCGCACGGTGATCGACGATATGAGTGGCCGAGCCGGCTGCCACCGCGCCGGTGGGCTGAGCACCGGTGGCTGCGGTTCCACCAGTGGTGGAGGGGGTGGTCGTCGTGGCGGAGCCGCCACCCGCTGCGGTCGAGCCGCCTGCAGAGGGAGCGGTCGGCGTGACGGTGTTGCCGCTGGGCAGGCTCTCGCAGGCGATGCCGTTGCCGTTCTCGTCCAGCTTGTTCGGGTCGCTGGGGGGTCTGCGTCCAGGACGGCCTGGGCCTGCTGCTGAGTCGCGAAGTCCGAGCAGTTGTACACGTCGGCTCGAGGGTGGGCCTGGGCGGCCGAGGCGAACGGAAGGACGGTGGCAGCCGCGACCAAGGTGGCCGCTGCGGCAGCACTACGAACACGCATGGAGCTCTCCGGTAGCTAGGAGTGATCGAACTGTCACTCAATCTACGGAGGTCGACGGCGGGTGCCATCGGAGTGCGCCACCCGGGGATGGCGCCCTGAGCCTTTCCCACCAAGGGCCGATCGTATGGAGAGGAGCGTGAGCGGCGGCCGTTTGGTGCTGGGGGCGGAGGAGGGGTAGTGTTCTCTAGTCGCTCGGCAGGGAGCACCGGACACGCGGTCAGTGTGGACGGTCCCGGAGCGGCCAATCCTCCTGAACCACCACTTCTGCTCGGCGGAGTCGTGTCTTCTGACACGCCTCGGCTTGAATTGTCGTGTGCGTTTATCGGATTGCGGTCGGATTCGCTTTTCGGAGCGGGGATCGGCTAAGGTTTGAAACCTCGGACGGGCCGTCAGGTCGCAGACCGGCTGGGAAAATCGAGTGGAAAGCGAAGCGGAAATCATCTGCTAAGCTGGAAACACGAAAGAACGAAACGAACGAAGCCCGGAGAGCTTGCGAGAGCGGCTTGAAGGAAGCGTCCGTTCCTTGAGAACTCAACAGCGTGCCAAAAGTCAACGCCAGATATGTTGACATCCCCGGCCTTGGTCCTTCGGGATCGGGGTTGGAGATTCCTTTAGTAACAAAACACAGCGAGGACGCAGTGCGCGGGGCCACCCTATTCCGGTGGTTGCCGTGCCGCTCAACGCGAGTGTCACCCGGCTTGGTCCGGAAAACATTCACGGAGAGTTTGATCCTGGCTCAGGACGAACGCTGGCGGCGTGCTTAACACATGCAAGTCGAACGATGAAGCTCTTCGGAGTGGATTAGTGGCGAACGGGTGAGTAACACGTGGGAAATCTGCCCTGCACTCTGGGACAAGCCTTGGAAACGAGGTCTAATACCGGATATGACCTTCCTCCGCATGGGGGTTGGTGGAAAGCTCCGGCGGTGCAGGATGATCCCGCGGCCTATCAGCTTGTTGGTGGGGTAACGGCCCACCAAGGCGACGACGGGTAGCCGGCCTGAGAGGGCGACCGGCCACACTGGGACTGAGACACGGCCCAGACTCCTACGGGAGGCAGCAGTGGGGAATATTGCACAATGGGCGAAAGCCTGATGCAGCGACGCCGCGTGAGGGATGACGGCCTTCGGGTTGTAAACCTCTTTCAGCAGGGAAGAAGCGCAAGTGACGGTACCTGCAGAAGAAGCACCGGCTAACTACGTGCCAGCAGCCGCGGTAATACGTAGGGTGCGAGCGTTGTCCGGAATTATTGGGCGTAAAGAGCTCGTAGGCGGCCTGTCGCGTCGGATGTGAAAGCCCGGGGCTTAACCCCGGGTCTGCATTCGATACGGGCAGGCTAGAGTGTGGTAGGGGAGATCGGAATTCCTGGTGTAGCGGTGAAATGCGCAGATATCAGGAGGAACACCGGTGGCGAAGGCGGATCTCTGGGCCATTACTGACGCTGAGGAGCGAAAGCGTGGGGAGCGAACAGGATTAGATACCCTGGTAGTCCACGCCGTAAACGTTGGGAACTAGGTGTTGGCGACATTCCACGTCGTCGGTGCCGCAGCTAACGCATTAAGTTCCCCGCCTGGGGAGTACGGCCGCAAGGCTAAAACTCAAAGGAATTGACGGGGGCCCGCACAAGCAGCGGAGCATGTGGCTTAATTCGACGCAACGCGAAGAACCTTACCAAGGCTTGACATATACCGGAAACGGCTAGAGATAGTCGCCCCCTTGTGGTCGGTATACAGGTGGTGCATGGTTGTCGTCAGCTCGTGTCGTGAGATGTTGGGTTAAGTCCCGCAACGAGCGCAACCCTTGTTCTGTGTTGCCAGCATGCCTTTCGGGGTGATGGGGACTCACAGGAGACTGCCGGGGTCAACTCGGAGGAAGGTGGGGACGACGTCAAATCATCATGCCCCTTATGTCTTGGGCTGCACACGTGCTACAATGGTCGGTACAAAGGGCTGCGATGCCGCGAGGCGGAGCGAATCCCAAAAAGCCGGCCTCAGTTCGGATTGGGGTCTGCAACTCGACCCCATGAAGTTGGAGTTGCTAGTAATCGCAGATCAGCATGCTGCGGTGAATACGTTCCCGGGCCTTGTACACACCGCCCGTCACGTCACGAAAGTCGGTAACACCCGAAGCCGGTGGCCTAACCCTTGGGAGGGAGCCGTCGAAGGTGGGACCAGCGATTGGGACGAAGTCGTAACAAGGTAGCCGTACCGGAAGGTGCGGCTGGATCACCTCCTTTCTAAGGAGCACA from Kitasatospora sp. MMS16-BH015 encodes:
- a CDS encoding lipase, which gives rise to MAADLMPITLAGPSGPLPVGAVELHLVDAARTDPWSGRAREVMVTVTYPAAETRDRAVLPWLPAGAGQALKARFGGMVDGYALPQTHSAAGAPVRPGRRPVLLHSPGYQADRTFNTLLIEDLASWGYVVVAVDHPYDSGEVEFPDGRVVVTGPDGASDAASAAGVAVREADLRFVLDQLGVLARGGNPDAAGRRLPRGLCGALDLERVGVFGHSRGGAAAAAVMHADERVLAGVNLDGAVFGPVARSGLDRPFLLMDTAVHDGLKQDPTWPPFWAQLTDWRRCLRLADAAHNSFTDLVALAPQLPAPLGPMLQAGSIPADRAVAAVRATVRAFFDLQLRGRSEAGQLLWGASPRFPEIGYIAG
- a CDS encoding class F sortase, giving the protein MSTATAEAPLPHRLTAGQTVASAGHAPVPAPVAGAGDAAARSEPLRIRIPAIEVDAPLTALGLDATGALQVPSSRERNLAGWYGAGVSPGERGTAVVTGHVDTEQGPAVFFRLAELTAGQLIAVSRRDGHDAVFAVDTVEGLPKAGFPSTRVYASAARPELRLITCGGRYDPAAGGYQDNTVVYAHLIHAG